CAAACGGGCTTTTCCTCCCAATGCCGGCCGTTGGTCTCTGCCCGGGGGTCACGTGGAGCTCGGCGAGCCCTTGAAGGAAGCTGCGCGCCGTGAAGTGGCCGAGGAGTGCGGCATCGACGTCGAGGTAGGGGAACTCCTCGACGTCT
The Calditrichota bacterium genome window above contains:
- a CDS encoding NUDIX domain-containing protein, whose product is MYPPTPLVGVAILVARDGAVLLVKRAFPPNAGRWSLPGGHVELGEPLKEAARREVAEECGIDVEVGELLDV